In Silene latifolia isolate original U9 population chromosome X, ASM4854445v1, whole genome shotgun sequence, the following proteins share a genomic window:
- the LOC141618961 gene encoding protein FAR1-RELATED SEQUENCE 5-like has protein sequence MIFAPFTGVDHHKRCVTFGAGLLINESKESFAWLFTRFLEAMGGPYPVCIITDEDAGIEGGLKKVFKDKVQHRYCMWPILKKLPEKVGPVICKETEFLKEINSCVWGEDVEPAEFEERRTAIVEAHGLSDNEWLQKKYGIRQLWIPAYFRDLFLGGTRFESVMDTQQWAQSKLIAQSKYSFPDLATPLDLEKHAAETYTSRIFDELKEEIKAACFTCAIGDKEKDKNHAILYIDVKDHERKKDYKVGYKTYEVKLVCNCKKFERHGMLCRHIFCVLKDYGFEKIPSEYPLNRWSKLATCQPIFNSSGQLLADCRSVDA, from the exons ATGATATTCGCCCCTTTCACAGGGGTGGATCATCATAAGAGATGTGTGACCTTTGGGGCTGGACTTCTTATTAATGAGAGCAAGGAGTCATTTGCTTGGTTATTTACGAGATTCCTAGAAGCTATGGGGGGTCCTTATCCTGTATGTATAATAACTGACGAAGACGCAGGGATAGAAGGAGGACTTAAGAAAGTCTTTAAAGATAAGGTTCAACATAGATATTGCATGTGGCCCATATTGAAGAAGTTGCCAGAGAAGGTAGGGCCTGTGATATGTAAAGAAACTGAGTTTTTGAAAGAGATAAACTCATGTGTTTGGGGCGAAGATGTGGAGCCTGCTGAATTTGAGGAAAGAAGGACAGCCATTGTGGAAGCTCATGGGTTGTCGGATAATGAGTGGCTTCAGAAAAAGTATGGCATTAGACAACTTTGGATTCCAGCTTACTTTCGTGACTTGTTCTTAGGAGG GACGCGCTTTGAGAGTGTAATGGATACACAacaatgggctcaatcaaaactGATTGCACAATCAAAGTACTCGTTTCCTGACTTGGCTACTCCTCTAGACCTAGAAAAGCATGCAGCAGAAACCTACACTTCGAGAATTTTCGATGAGCTCAAAGAGGAAATAAAAGCAGCATGCTTTACATGTGCCATTGGGGACAAAGAAAAGGATAAGAATCATGCAATTCTCTACATAGACGTCAAGGATCATGAGAGAAAGAAAGACTATAAGGTGGGTTATAAGACATATGAAGTAAAACTAGTATGCAATTGCAAGAAATTTGAAAGACATGGAATGCTCTGTCGACATATTTTCTGTGTCCTTAAAGATTATGGTTTTGAGAAAATTCCAAGCGAATACCCACTTAATAGGTGGAGCAAACTAGCAACTTGCCAGCCAATCTTCAATTCTAGTGGGCAGTTGCTTGCTGATTGCAGATCAGTCGATGCATAG